In Antechinus flavipes isolate AdamAnt ecotype Samford, QLD, Australia chromosome 3, AdamAnt_v2, whole genome shotgun sequence, a genomic segment contains:
- the FAM229A gene encoding protein FAM229A isoform X1, which yields MQPAPSTARLRRAPRPAAPDTCPATPGPERPPAARARAAVSRLGPAPASSRASRGPDMSAQEPPQGRRFPIEAGDSPGLAAAPEPQDSAEPVATEHTPVRPGASNLQLLRPPPPPRSLPSRPLRRCPGCHCLTLLHVPIDVYLAMGGSPRARAT from the exons ATGCAGCCCGCGCCCTCGACGGCCCGGCTCCGCCGCGCGCCCCGCCCCGCTGCACCAGACACCTGCCCGGCTACCCCTGGACCAGAGCGTCCTCCCGCGGCCAGGGCGCGGGCAGCTGTTTCCCGCCTGGGACCGGCTCCGGCCTCCAGCAG AGCTTCCCGGGGCCCGGACATGAGCGCCCAGGAGCCCCCGCAAGGTCGGAGATTCCCCATTGAGGCCGGAGACTCCCCCGGCCTGGCCGCAGCCCCCGAGCCCCAGGACAGCGCGGAGCCCGTTGCTACGGAGCACACCCCGGTCAG GCCTGGAGCTTCTAACCTCCAACTTCtacgccccccacccccaccccgctcCCTTCCCAGCAGGCCGCTGCGACGCTGCCCTGGCTGCCACTGCCTGACGCTGCTGCACGTGCCCATCGACGTCTACCTGGCAATGGGCGGAAGCCCCCGGGCCCGCGCTACCTGA
- the FAM229A gene encoding protein FAM229A isoform X3, with product MQPAPSTARLRRAPRPAAPDTCPATPGPERPPAARARAAVSRLGPAPASSRASRGPDMSAQEPPQGRRFPIEAGDSPGLAAAPEPQDSAEPVATEHTPVRPLRRCPGCHCLTLLHVPIDVYLAMGGSPRARAT from the exons ATGCAGCCCGCGCCCTCGACGGCCCGGCTCCGCCGCGCGCCCCGCCCCGCTGCACCAGACACCTGCCCGGCTACCCCTGGACCAGAGCGTCCTCCCGCGGCCAGGGCGCGGGCAGCTGTTTCCCGCCTGGGACCGGCTCCGGCCTCCAGCAG AGCTTCCCGGGGCCCGGACATGAGCGCCCAGGAGCCCCCGCAAGGTCGGAGATTCCCCATTGAGGCCGGAGACTCCCCCGGCCTGGCCGCAGCCCCCGAGCCCCAGGACAGCGCGGAGCCCGTTGCTACGGAGCACACCCCGGTCAG GCCGCTGCGACGCTGCCCTGGCTGCCACTGCCTGACGCTGCTGCACGTGCCCATCGACGTCTACCTGGCAATGGGCGGAAGCCCCCGGGCCCGCGCTACCTGA
- the FAM229A gene encoding protein FAM229A isoform X2, translating to MQPAPSTARLRRAPRPAAPDTCPATPGPERPPAARARAAVSRLGPAPASSRASRGPDMSAQEPPQGRRFPIEAGDSPGLAAAPEPQDSAEPVATEHTPVSRPLRRCPGCHCLTLLHVPIDVYLAMGGSPRARAT from the exons ATGCAGCCCGCGCCCTCGACGGCCCGGCTCCGCCGCGCGCCCCGCCCCGCTGCACCAGACACCTGCCCGGCTACCCCTGGACCAGAGCGTCCTCCCGCGGCCAGGGCGCGGGCAGCTGTTTCCCGCCTGGGACCGGCTCCGGCCTCCAGCAG AGCTTCCCGGGGCCCGGACATGAGCGCCCAGGAGCCCCCGCAAGGTCGGAGATTCCCCATTGAGGCCGGAGACTCCCCCGGCCTGGCCGCAGCCCCCGAGCCCCAGGACAGCGCGGAGCCCGTTGCTACGGAGCACACCCCGGTCAG CAGGCCGCTGCGACGCTGCCCTGGCTGCCACTGCCTGACGCTGCTGCACGTGCCCATCGACGTCTACCTGGCAATGGGCGGAAGCCCCCGGGCCCGCGCTACCTGA
- the TSSK3 gene encoding testis-specific serine/threonine-protein kinase 3, whose translation MEDFLLSNGYQLGKTIGEGTYSKVKEAFSKKHQRKVAVKIIDKMGGPEEFIQRFLPRELQIVRSLDHKNIIQVYEMLESADGKTYLVMELAEGGDVFDCVLHGGPLPESRAKALFRQLVEAIRYCHGCGVAHRDLKCENALLQGYNLKLTDFGFAKVLPKTRRELSQTFCGSTAYAAPEVLQGIPHDSKKGDVWSMGVVLYVMLCASLPFDDTDIPKMLWQQQKGVSFPGHLGISAECQDLLKRLLEPDMILRPSIEEVSWHPWLANT comes from the exons ATGGAGGACTTTCTGCTCTCCAATGGATACCAGCTGGGCAAGACCATTGGGGAAGGGACCTATTCAAAAGTGAAGGAAGCATTTTCcaaaaaacatcaaagaaaagtgGCAGTTAAAATTATAGACAAGATGGGAGGGCCAGAAG AATTTATCCAGAGGTTCCTGCCGCGCGAGCTCCAGATCGTCCGCAGCCTGGATCACAAGAACATCATCCAGGTGTACGAGATGCTGGAGTCAGCCGACGGTAAGACCTACTTGGTGATGGAGCTGGCCGAGGGGGGAGATGTCTTTGACTGCGTGCTGCACGGTGGGCCTCTGCCCGAGAGCCGGGCCAAGGCCCTCTTCCGCCAGCTGGTGGAGGCCATCCGCTACTGCCATGGCTGTGGCGTGGCCCACCGAGACCTGAAGTGTGAGAACGCCCTGCTGCAGGGCTACAACCTGAAGCTGACCGACTTCGGCTTTGCCAAGGTACTGCCCAAGACACGGCGGGAGCTGAGCCAGACCTTCTGTGGCAGCACGGCCTACGCTGCCCCAGAGGTGCTGCAGGGCATCCCCCACGACAGCAAGAAGGGTGATGTCTGGAGCATGGGCGTGGTCCTCTATGTCATGCTGTGCGCCAGCCTGCCCTTTGACGACACAGACATCCCCAAGATGCTGTGGCAGCAGCAGAAGGGGGTGTCCTTCCCTGGGCACCTGGGCATCTCGGCTGAATGCCAGGACCTGCTCAAGAGGCTCCTAGAACCAGACATGATCCTCCGGCCTTCAATCGAAGAAGTTAGTTGGCATCCATGGCTAGCAAACACTTGA